Below is a genomic region from Desulfonispora thiosulfatigenes DSM 11270.
AGTAAGCTGTATATAAATGATGCTTTAGTAGAAGAATCATATCTACCAGATGGATTATTATTTGAAGACTTTGGACCAACAAATGTACCAAAAGATCAATATTTTATGCTTGGAGATAATCGAAACCATAGTAGCGACAGTAGGGTATGGGGATTTGTCGATAAAGACTTAATAATTGGAAAAGCAAGGTTTACCTATTGGCCTTTAGACAGAATGGGAGGAGTTTACTAATGAACATTCAATGGTTTCCAGGCCATATGGCTAAAACAAGACGCTTAATTACGGAAAACTTAAAATTAGTAGATGTAGTAATTGAAATAGTGGATGCAAGGGTACCGCAAAGTAGTAGAAATCCTTTACTTGAAGAGTTAGTGATAAAAAAACCACGTATAATTATCCTGAATAAGGCAGATTTAGCTGACAATAATATTACAAATGAGTGGGTAAATTACTTTGATCACAAAGGTGAATACAAAGCTTTAAAATGTAATAGTATCGATAGCGGAACTAGTGTTTTAAAAGTACTTCAAAATAATTTATACGATTTGACTCAAGAGAAAAGAGAAAAACAAGCAGCTAAAGGAATTATTAAACAAACTGTACGCACAATGATTGTTGGAATACCAAACGTAGGAAAAAGCACCTTAATAAATAAGATAGCAGGAAGTAAAGTTGCTAAAACAGGTAATAAACCAGGTGTCACAAAAGGAAAACAATGGATAAGAATGGGAAAGGATATTGAATTATTAGATACCCCTGGTATACTATGGCCAAAATTTGAAGATCAAGAAGTTGGCTTTAAATTAGCTATTACAGGAGCAATTAATGATGATGTTTTTGATTTTGAACAGGTAGCTTTAAAATTTATTGGAGAACTGGTTAGTAGATATCCAAGTTTACTTAGTGAACGCTATAAATTATCCCTTGAAGATATAGAAAAGACACCTTTGGAAATCTTAGAAAAAATGGGTAGAAATAGAGGATGTATTAGAAAAGGAAATGAAGTAGATTATTCTAAAATTTGCTCAATCCTGGTTACGGAATTTAGGGATGGTAA
It encodes:
- the ylqF gene encoding ribosome biogenesis GTPase YlqF, whose protein sequence is MNIQWFPGHMAKTRRLITENLKLVDVVIEIVDARVPQSSRNPLLEELVIKKPRIIILNKADLADNNITNEWVNYFDHKGEYKALKCNSIDSGTSVLKVLQNNLYDLTQEKREKQAAKGIIKQTVRTMIVGIPNVGKSTLINKIAGSKVAKTGNKPGVTKGKQWIRMGKDIELLDTPGILWPKFEDQEVGFKLAITGAINDDVFDFEQVALKFIGELVSRYPSLLSERYKLSLEDIEKTPLEILEKMGRNRGCIRKGNEVDYSKICSILVTEFRDGKIGKISLERPVKE